From Azospirillum brasilense:
CATCGACCCACCCCTTTTGAGAAAGATCGCTTGTCGTCTTTCTCAACGTTCGGGAGACGTCACGAATGACCGAGGAAACTCCGCCCGCGCAGGGGTGGGCATTGGATGATCGTGCCGTCAGGACTCAGCTTGAGCGGATTCTGGCGAGCGACCATTTCGACGCATCGGACCGCAACCGCCGCTTCCTGCGCTATGTGGTCGAGGAGTGCCTGGAGGGGCGGGCGCAGCAGATCAAGGCCTACTGCATCGCCGTCAGCGTCTTCAACCGTGAGCCGAGCTTCGACCCGCAATCCGATCCCATCGTGCGGTTGGAGGCCGGGCGGCTGCGCCGCAGCCTGGAACATTACTATCTCACCGCGGGCCGCAACGACCCGATCCGCATCGTCATCCCGAAGGGCGGCTATGCACCCCGCTTCGAACGGCTGAACGACGATCTGCCCCCTGCTCTGCCCGCCCCTCACGCCGTTCCGGAGGCGGAAACAGTGCGCAGGCCCGTTTCCCTGCGCATTGCCGGGTTGGCCGCCGTGGTGCTGATCGCCGTCGGGCTGGCCGGCTTGCTGGTCGGACGAAACCTCGCCACCTCCATCGACATGGAAGAGGCCCTGGCGCTCGGTCCGCATCCGATCACGGCCAGCGCGGAGCCGAGGGGGAACGAGCCGGCGCCGCCCCAGTCGACGATACTGTCGGCGGCCCCACCCGTGGCGGTCGATCCATCGATGCCCCTCGTGGTCGGCCCCTTCCGCACCACCGGCCAGTCGGCGGAGGACGGCGCGCTCGCTGCCATGCTGACCGACGAGATTGCCAGCAGCCTCGCCAATCGCACCGATCTTCCGGTGCGGATTGCCCCGCCGCCGACCGCCACCCTGCCCCGTCAAGGATTTCGCCTGTCCGGAAGCCTTCAGGGGCACGACGCCGCGGTGCGTCTGGTCGTGCACTTGACCGACCTCGCCACCGGGACGGTGCTGTGGTCCAGCAGCCTGGACCGACCGGCCGGGCCCGAGGGAGCGCCCACCCCACAAGCCTTGGCGGCCGACATCGTCGAGCCGCTGACCGCTGCGCAGGGTCCGCTGCTACCGGTTGCCACCGCGCGTCTGCGCACCAAACCGACCACCAGCCTGTCGCCGCGCGAGTGCGCCTTCCTCGCCACCGGTCGCCATGAAGTTCCGCCTGCCGAGCGAACCGCCCTGAGCGGTTGCCTGACCTCGGCTGCCAGCGCTCTGACGACCAACGCCAGCGAGTCCGCCCGGCTGTGGTCGGCGCTATCCCTTCTGCAGTCCGACGCGTATCGGACGGAACGGAACGACGACACCCTCAACGATGCCCTGGCGGCAGCCCTGCGCGCCACCGAACTGGAGCCGACCTCGCTGCGCCCGTTGACGGCGCTCTACACCGCCTATTGCCTGCGCGGGCAGTACGCTTCCTGCTTCGCCGCCGGCCAGCGCGCCTTGCGGGCGTCGCCCGGAAACGCCCATGTGCTCGGCGACCTCGGCCTCTGGCATGTCGAAGCCGGCCAACCCGCGAAGGGCCTGCCCTTGCTGGAGCAGGCGATGGAGCGCGACCCGGCGCAGCGGGAACGGCTCCTTCCCGCCTACAGCCTCGCCCTCCAGCGGCATGGGCACCCGGACAGCACGAAGCTGGAGTTCGAGGTGACCACCGCCGCCCCGGCCCAGGCCGCCCTGGCCGTCGCCTTCGTGCAGATGGGCCGGATGGACGAGGCCAAGGCCGCGGCGACGCGGGCTCTGGCGGCGGACCCCGATTTCGCCCGCCGCGCCGCGCGGGAGCAGCGCATCCAGCCCCTGCCCCCGACACTGGACGCGGCCATCCGCAGCAGCTATGCCATGGTCGGATTGGCCGCGCCCGCGGGCGAGAGCGTCACCCGGTAGCTCTCACACCCGGTAGCTCTCATACGACGTCGTATGATGAAACCGACGACGCTTCCGGCACGTCAGCCGGTCCCCGGCTGGACGGACCCGTCATCCTCTTCCGCCCGCCGCCGCAGCTCATCGGACGTGGTTCCGGCGGGAACGGCGTCCTGGAGCGTCCCGTCGCCGGGGGTCTTGGTCTTGTCCTCCAACGGGGAGTCCCTCCCCGCCTCGGCCCCCGCCTGGGAAGGGCTGTCGGGTGTCTTCTCTTCAGCCATGACGAACCTCCGCTTTGTTGTGGTTCCAGCGAACAACGTCCGTGGTGCCTGCGGGGGTCCCCGTCACGGCCGGGGTGCGCTGTCCGGAGAGTCGTCCGTGCCCGGCGCCTTATCCTTTCTGGTCTCGGCGCCCGGCCCTTCGATGTTCTGGAAGCCCATCTTCTCCTCGTCGATGGCGGGGTCGGCGCGGGTGTTCTTGATGTCGAGCGGCTCGTCGCGCTGGTCGCCGTAACGCTTGTCGGTGCTCATGATCCACTCCTGTCCATGGGGAAGGGCTTGCGTCTCAGCCCTTCCCAACAGGGTGCCGGGACACCTGTTGCGACAGGCCCCTTGCCGACGGCGGCCCGGCTGCACACATCACGGCGTCATAAACGCGTATAAAGTTGACCCCGACGGTCAGGCAATCCTTGACCGCGCCGCGGCACTTCCGTAGGGACTCGCGCGGTGGACCATGCCGGACATTGCCGGTATGAAACCGGCACCCGACCATCAAGCACCCCGCCCCGGCAGCGCACCGCGCACCGGCGGCCCGAACGGAGAGCGTCATGCTCAACGAAGCCACGCCCACCGTCGCCGTTCCGGCGGCGCGGGACATCTTCTCCCTCCCCCGGCACCGGACGGAGGCCCGGCGGCCGGCACCCTTCCTGCCGATGACGCGGGCGGAGATGGACCGGCTGGGCTGGGATTCCTGCGACATCGTGGTGGTGACGGGCGACGCCTATGTGGACCATCCCAGCTTCGGCATGGCGATCATCGGGCGGCTGCTGGAGGCGCAGGGCTTCCGCGTCGGCATCATCGCCCAGCCGGACTGGAGCAGCGCCGAGCCGTTCAAGGCGCTGGGCAAGCCGAACCTGTTCTTCGGAGTGACCGGCGGCAACATGGACTCGATGGTGAACCACTACACCTCCGACCGCCGCCTGCGCCACAACGACAGCTACACCCCCAACGACGAGGGCGGGAAGCGGCCCGACCGCGCGGTGATCGTCTACAGCCAGCGCTGCCGCGAGGCCTACAAGGACGTGCCCATCGTGCTCGGTGGCATCGAGGCGAGCCTCCGCCGCATCGCCCAGTACGACCATTGGAGCGAGAAGGTCCGCCGCTCCGTCCTCGTGGACTCCAAGGCGGACATCCTGTGCTACGGCAACGCGGAGCGCGCGATCATCGACGTCGCCCACCGCATCGCCGCCGGGGAAAAGGCGCGGGAGATCGACGACGTCCGCGGAACCTCCATCGTCCGCAGCCGCGTGCCGGATGGTTGGACCGTCATCGACAGCAGCAGCATCGACGAACTGACCCCCGCCGCCCCGCGCGCCGCCGGGGCCGACCGCACGGTGGTCCGCCTGCCCTCCTTCGAGCAGGTCAGCGCCGACAAGGTGCTCTACGCCCACGCCTCGCGCGTCCTGCACCAGGAGAGCAACCCCGGCAACGCCCGCGCGCTGGTGCAGCGGCACGGCGACCGCGAGGTCTGGCTGACCACGCCGCCGATCCCGCTGACCACGGCGGAGATGGACGGGGTCTACGGCCTGCCCTACGCCCGCGCCCCGCACCCGGCCTACGGCGACGCGCGCATCCCGGCCTGGGAGATGATCCGCTTCTCGGTGAACATCATGCGCGGCTGCTTCGGCGGCTGTTCCTTCTGCTCGATCACCGAGCATGAGGGGCGCATCATCCAGAGCCGGTCGGAGGAGTCGATCCTCAAGGAGGTCGAGGAGATCCGCGACAAGGTGAAGGGCTTCACCGGCGTCATCTCCGACATGGGCGGGCCGACCGCCAACATGTACCGCATGGCCTGCAAGGACCCGGAGATCGAGAAGGTCTGCCCGCCGCCCGTCCTGCGTCTTCCCGGACATCTGCAAGAACCTGAAACACCGACCACAGCGACCTGATCCAGCTCTACCGCAAGGCGCGCGCCATCCCCGGCGTGAAGAAGATCAACATCGCCTCGGGCCTGCGCTACGACCTCGCCGTCCGCAGCCCGGAGTATGTGAAGGAGCTGGTGACCCACCATGTCGGCGGTTACCTGAAGATCGCGCCGGAGCACACGGAGCCCGGCCCGCTGTCCAAGATGATGAAGCCGGGCATCGGCACCTACGACCGCTTCAAGGAGATGTTCGAGAAGGCGGCCAAGGCGGCGGGCAAGAAGCTCTACCTGATCCCCTACTTCATCGCCGCCCACCCCGGCACCAGCGACGAGGACATGATGAATCTCGCTTTGTGGCTGAAGCGGAACGGCTTCAAGGCCGATCAGGTGCAGACCTACCTGCCCTCCCCCATGGCGCTCGCCACGGCGATGTACCACAGCGACCGCAACCCGCTGCGCCCGATCCGCCGCGAGGGCTCGGAGACGGTGTTCTCGGCCAAGGGGCTGAAGCAGCGCCGCCTGCACAAAGCCTTCCTGCGCTACCACGACCCGGAGAACTGGCCGGTGCTGCGCGACGCGCTGAAGGCGATGGGCCGCAGCGACCTGATCGGGCCGGGCGAACACCAGCTCGTTCCGGCTTGGCAGACGACGGGTGGCGTTGGCAAGGCGGAGAAATCCGGAGCGGACAGGCCGAAGCCGGGCAAGACCTTCTACACCCAGCAGGCCGGCAAGGGCCGCCGGACGCCGGTCAAGGCCGGCAAGCCGACGGGAAGGGCAAGGTAGCCCTCGCCCCTCCGGGGAGAGGGAGGGGACCCGCGCCGTAGGCGTGGGGAGGGTGAGGGGGATGCGCGTGTCGGTGTGTTCGGCAAATGCACAACCCCCTCACCTTAACCCTCTCCCCAGGGGGGAGAGGGGATGGAGGCTCAGCAGCCGTTGAGCGCCTTGATCCGTTCGATCAGGGCCAGCCCGTCGCGCTCGGCCAGCGCGACTTCGGCGGCGCCGTCGCAGGCGCGGCCGCTCACATGGACGTAATGGTAGCGCACGCGCACGGCGTCCCGGCCGATGGGCTCCGCGGCCAGCAAGCGGACGGGAACGCTCATGTTGCCGTAGAAGCGGTTCATCGACGCGATGTCGTAGGCCCCGCTGCCCCGCTTTTCGGGAATGACGTAGGTGTTGGCCCGCGCGGCGTCGGCCTGACCCAAGGCGTCATAGAAGGCGCGCACCGCCGCGACCCCGTCGGTCGGTCGGGGGCGCGGCGTGGGCGGATGGATTTGGGCCGGGTCAGCGCTCGCGGCGGGCTGCGGGATGGGCGCAGGGTTGGCTGCGGGCTGACCCGGCCGGACCACCGTGGCCGCCGGGGACGGCTGCGGTGGAACGGGGACCGGCGAGGCAGGGGGCTGCTCTACCGCCGGAGAAGGAGCCGGAGAGGGAACGGGAGTCGGCACGAGCCGCAGGGGACCTTGTGTGGCCATTTGGGGGGCCGTCTGCGCGGCGGCCGCACCGGCCAGCAGACATGCCCCTGTCGCCGCCGCGAGCCCCAGACGCCTCACCCGGTTGCCCATCGCACTCTCCTGTCGAAAAGCGTCAAATCCATAGCAAATCCCCGTTTGCCGGAGGATTGTCCGGAACGGTCCTCTGGCTTGCATTCCGGCGGGGCGGGCTCTAGCGTGACCGGCATGACCGATGCACAGACCACCCCGATCCGCCGGCTCGCCGCCCCGCAGGCCGTTCTTCTGGAACAGCCGAGGCACGGCGTCCCGCAAACCAGCGAGATGCTGTTCGGTGAAACATGTACGCCGCTCGACCGCGACGGCGACTGGGTGAAGGTGGAAAACCGCACCGACGGGCATGTCGGCTGGCTGCCCCTCGGAACGGACCTGAGGGAACCGGTCTCCCCGACCCACCGCGTGTCCGGACGCGTGGCGAACCTGCACCCGGCGCCCACCCACAAGGCGGTGCCCGTGGCGGCGCTGAGCTTCGGCAGCCTCGTCACGGTGGCGGAGCAAGCCGACGCCCAGTGTCCAGGGGGCTGGGTCCGGCTGGACAACGGGCTGTGGACCTTCGGCAAGCTGCTGGAACCGGTGGCCGTGCCGCTGGACCACGTTCCGGTGGAGACGGCGCTGCGCTTCCTGGAGACGCCCTATGTCTGGGGCGGGCGGAGCGCCTTCGGCATCGACTGCTCCGGCCTCGTTCAGGTGGCGCTTGGGGCGGCGGGAATCACCACCCACCACAGCAGCGGGATGCAGCGCAACGACGACCGGCTGGGGCCGATGCTGTCCACAGACGGTCAGGGGATGGACTATCGCCGCGGCGACATCGTGTTCTTCCCCGGCCATGTCGGCATCATGCTGGACGGCGCCACGCTGCTGCACGCCACCGTCTTCACCATGTCAGTCGTGACCGAGCCCCTGGCCGACGTGGCTGCCCGTGCCGAGGGCATCACCGGTGTGCGCCGCCCCAACTTCTAGCACCCGGTCCTCTAGCGCCCAGCCGATCAGAAGCAGCGTCGGCCCGTCGCCCGCCGCCACGCCCCGCTCGGCCATGGCGCCCAGCGTCGTGCGGTGGTGGCGCTCGTCGGGGCGGCAGCCGTTCTCCACCGCCAGCACCGGCGTGTCGGAGGACAGCCCGCCCGCAGTCAGGCCGCGCCCGACGCGGCGGGCGGCCTCGCGGCCCATGTAGATCGCCAGCGTGCCCTTGGGGTCGGCCAGCCGCGCCCAGTCCGGCTCGGTCGCGTCCCCCTCGCGCGCGTGGGCGGTGACGAAGGTGACGGCGCGCGACACGCCGCGCTTGGTCAGCGACAGCCCGGCGCTGGACGCGCAGCCGAGTGCCGCGGTGATGCCGGGAATCACCGACACGCTGATTCCGACACGCTCCAGATGCTCGATCTCCTCGCCGGCCCGGCCGAAAATCATCGGGTCGCCGCCCTTCAGCCGGACGGTGCGCCGCCCGCTGCGGGCCTGCGCCGCAATCAGATCGTTGATGGCCTCCTGCGAGTGGGAATGCTTGCCCGACCGCTTGCCGACGCAGATCAGTTCCGCACCCGGCTGCGCCAGGGCGAGAATGCCCGGCCCGACGAGGTGATCGTAGAGGATCACCTCGGCCTGCGCGATGGCCCGCGCCGCCGCGACGGTCAGCAGGTCGGGGTCCCCCGGCCCGGCGCCGACCAGAGTGACGTGCGGGGTCCGCGTGCCCGCCTGCGGAATGGCGCGGGCGACGCGGCGGGCCGTGCGCGGGCGCAGCGCCGAGCCCAGCGCGGCGCGCAGGGCGACGATGAAGTTGAAACGCTTGCCCCCGGACTGGGAGACAAGCCCCTCACACCAATCTTCAAGCCACATGGCAGCGCTGGGCATCGGCAAGGATCTCCTTGAGTTCGGGAATGCAGGAGCCGCAGTTGGTCCCGGCCCGCAGGGCCGTTCCGACCTCCTGGACCGTGGTCAGGCCTTGGCTTTGGATGGCGGCGATCAGGCGGTTGACACCGACGCCGAAGCAGGAACAGACCGTCCGCCCCTCGTCCGCGACCGGGACCGGCGACCGTCCGGAGAGCAGAGCGCGGCGGGCGGCACCGTCCAACGCCTCCGCCGACAGCCGATCGACCAGCCAGCCGCGGCTGGGCAGAGCGCCAGAGGTGGAGAGGAACAGGCAGGCTTCCAACCGGTCGTGGGTCACCCAGGCGCGGCGCAGCACGCCGCGGGCCGTGTCGCTGTAATCGACGGTCGCCCCGGCGAAGCCGAACTCCAGCGCTTCCGGAGCGGGCAGGGCGCCCTCGCCGGCCAGCTCGATCAGGTGGCCGCCGGGGACGGCGCGGCGGGACCAGTAGCCGCCATGGGCGGGCTCCACAGGCTCGCGGGCGATCAGGAAGCCGGTCCAGGCGGCGGGGTAGGGGGTGACCGTCACCGGCATCCGCTTCAGGTCTGGCTGGCCCGACACCGGGTCCACGGCCCTGTCGTCCACCAGCCGCCCGACGACGCAGGAGGCGGTGAAGCGGTCGGTCCAGTGCATGGGCAGGAAGGCTTCCCCCGCCCGCTGCGCCTCGGTCACGCGCAGCCGGGCCAACGCCGTGCCGATGGGGGTCGAGAGGCTGACCAGGGCGCCATCCGCCAAGCCGCGCGCCGCCGCATCCTGCGGGTGGAGATCCAGACAGGGTTCTGGCGCGTGGGCGGAGAGGCGCGGTGACAGGCCGGTGCGCGTCATGGTGT
This genomic window contains:
- the cobA gene encoding uroporphyrinogen-III C-methyltransferase, whose translation is MPSAAMWLEDWCEGLVSQSGGKRFNFIVALRAALGSALRPRTARRVARAIPQAGTRTPHVTLVGAGPGDPDLLTVAAARAIAQAEVILYDHLVGPGILALAQPGAELICVGKRSGKHSHSQEAINDLIAAQARSGRRTVRLKGGDPMIFGRAGEEIEHLERVGISVSVIPGITAALGCASSAGLSLTKRGVSRAVTFVTAHAREGDATEPDWARLADPKGTLAIYMGREAARRVGRGLTAGGLSSDTPVLAVENGCRPDERHHRTTLGAMAERGVAAGDGPTLLLIGWALEDRVLEVGAAHTGDALGTGSHVGQGLGHD
- a CDS encoding NlpC/P60 family protein encodes the protein MTDAQTTPIRRLAAPQAVLLEQPRHGVPQTSEMLFGETCTPLDRDGDWVKVENRTDGHVGWLPLGTDLREPVSPTHRVSGRVANLHPAPTHKAVPVAALSFGSLVTVAEQADAQCPGGWVRLDNGLWTFGKLLEPVAVPLDHVPVETALRFLETPYVWGGRSAFGIDCSGLVQVALGAAGITTHHSSGMQRNDDRLGPMLSTDGQGMDYRRGDIVFFPGHVGIMLDGATLLHATVFTMSVVTEPLADVAARAEGITGVRRPNF